atccctggtcaggacacatacaagaacagatggatgttcttgtccgtctgtctgtcttccattctagctaaaatcaataccaaaaaaagtttttttaaaaagaaacagtaaaaagacTTCCTACTACATTTGATCCCCTGGCCTCTTAGTTTTCTTCCCTAAGACAAGCAATGTTATCATGTTCTCATGTATCTCCCCAGAAGATGTTTATAAAGTTTATGGATATATtagtttatatgtgtgtatatttgtatttgtgtttttccctttttccacTTAACAGTACAtattggaaataaatattttacaacatCACATCTTGGTGATGATTCCATATCATTATAAAATAACACAAAgagcttcattcttttatatggctACACAGAAAGTATTTATTATATCAATTTTTCATAATTTCTCTAATACTCTCTAAACTTTTGCTATAAAAGTAAGTCCATAACAAAATTTGTATATGCATATTATTTCCCATTTGCACAATAGATCTGGAAGTGGAactgctaggtcataaggtagcaggttagttttgttttgtttttttagattttatttattcattttagagagaaaagagagaaggggaggagcaggaagcatcaactcccatatgtgccttgactgggtgagtccaaggtttcgaaccagcgaccttagtgttccacgttgacactttatccactgtgccaccacaggtcagtagcAGGTTAGTTTTTAACTGTTGGTATAACAAACTCTTTTAGGGATGACTTTTGCTCTTCAGGGGCCGTCACTGTTTTCCCCTTCTCAATGAGCTGAACAGCCCTCAGCAAACCATCCTGTAGAGCCTGGTTCTTTACCATGTTTGTGATCATGAAAGTGACATCCCTGATGTACATCTGTCTCACTTTGGCACTGTAGTGTTCTGCCTTGTTACCATGTGCAATAAAGAAGGTACAAAGTGCTGTGACATCTCCTTCTTGCAGTCCACACTCCTCCAGGACAGATTCCCACACAACCTGAATGCGCTTGTTCTTGACTTTTCTTCTGAGGACAGAGGTTAAGGTGGGAAGACCTCTCACCAGGTCTGGCAGCTTCTCAAGCACACAAGTGTGCAAGCGGATGAGTACTTCAATAACGTAGCTGTATATAATATTCAATTCCATTGAGGTGAACCTACAAAAAAGGGGAGAGCTTCTAAAGCAGAGGAACACTTTATgtttagatataaaattaattctattaGGACAACTCAAAGAAGTACAAACCCACTAGGAGAACCAGCTGTTGTGTTTTAGAAAATACTTTAGAAGTAAGACCTGTGCTAAACTGGATACCTTAGTTCTCTCGCCACCCATACTGTAAGTTTCTTAATGGCAGAGGAGTTATATTATCCGTctctgcattattttttattattattattcattttagagaggaaagggagagacagaggagagacagaagggggggaggagctggaagcatcaactcccatatgtgccttgaccaggcaagcccagggtttcgaaccggtgacctcagcatttccaggtcacgTCTCTGCATTATTAGTAAGACTTTGGCAAGCAAGAGACTGACAAGATGAGTGTCTGGCATATAAACCAGTGCTGAAATTAatcttttttgaatgaatgaaccaaaGAATATGTGCTTTCTTCACAATCCATTTCTGGAACCATATTAAGAAATTTAGTTTTAGAATGACCGTTGCCAGCTCTCACAATGCCACAAAAATCCACTGATTTCTTATTGGATTCTCACTTGAGTGCCAGAACTGCTCTCCACAGCTCGTCTTGGGCTGCCTGGCTTGCCAACATCTTGCTATGATGTTCAAATTTCTGTGTCAGATTATCCTTGGTGAAGTCCAGTTCTTTAAACTGTGCTTGTAAAGCTTGGAGTTTGTGGTCGACTCTATCGGATAAAAGAATCAAAGGTTAGTTTAGGTCAAAATTAAGGTGTTGCCAAGATGAATATATTATTTACAACCACTACCATAGTTGGATAGCTATCTGCCATTCTCTCTATCCCTCATCCTAGTTCTTGCATCTTATATTGCCAAACTTTTAAATTGTctacttgagcctgacctgtggtggcgcagtggataaagcatcaacctggaaatgctgaggtcgccagttcgaaaccctgggcttgcctggtcaaggcacatatgggagttgatgcttccagctcctccccccttctctctctctgtctctctcccctctctctccctctctgtctctctccctctctcctctctaaaaaaaaaataataataaaaaaataaattgtctaCTTGAATTCATCTGCCAGGACTTATCTTTGTATTGtactttatactttaaaatgtattttatacaaGTATTATTTTGAGTGTCACAACTACCATAAGAAGTAAAGTagtgatttttactattttacagataaagaaattgagtaTCAAAAAGATTGagacccgccctggccggttggctcagcggtagagcgtcggcctggtgtgcgggggacctgggttcgattcccagccagggcacacaggagaagtgcccatttgcttctccaccccccctcctccttcctctctgtctctctcttcccctcctgcagccaaggctccattggagcaaagatggccctggcgctggggatggctccttgccctctgccccaggtgctagagtggctctggtcgcggcagagcatcgcccccgggtgggcagagcttcgcccctggtgggcgtgctgggtggatcccggtcgggcgcatgcgggagtctgtctgtctctccccgtttccagcttcagaaaaaaaaaaaaaaaaaaaattgagatccAATGCCATATAGGTAGCTAGTGCTGAAACCAGGATTTAGGTAGGTGGCTTTCTCCATCCTATTCTGATTGTTCAAATCCTATCCTTCCTTTTAAGGATAAGCTCAAATTCCACTGGCTGCTTGACTCCCCCAGCCTTTCTACCTGGATATCTCCTCCCTGCTTACTTCATTCTCACAAGGACTACTTCTATCACCTGTCACTCCTCACCTCCTGCTTTATTTTAAGAGTtagctttggcctgacctgtggtggcgcagtggataaagcgtcgacctggaaatgctgaggtcgccagttcgaaaccctgggcttgcctggtcaaggcacatatgggagttgatgcttccagctcctccccctgtctctctctcctttctctctcctctctaaaatgaataaaaaaaaaa
This region of Saccopteryx leptura isolate mSacLep1 chromosome 8, mSacLep1_pri_phased_curated, whole genome shotgun sequence genomic DNA includes:
- the SMCO1 gene encoding single-pass membrane and coiled-coil domain-containing protein 1 isoform X2, with translation MNNETTTLISLKEAMKRVDHKLQALQAQFKELDFTKDNLTQKFEHHSKMLASQAAQDELWRAVLALKFTSMELNIIYSYVIEVLIRLHTCVLEKLPDLVRGLPTLTSVLRRKVKNKRIQVVWESVLEECGLQEGDVTALCTFFIAHGNKAEHYSAKVRQMYIRDVTFMITNMVKNQALQDGLLRAVQLIEKGKTVTAPEEQKSSLKEFVIPTVKN
- the SMCO1 gene encoding single-pass membrane and coiled-coil domain-containing protein 1 isoform X1; translated protein: MREGAQPLAHPPAAATSPLVDHKLQALQAQFKELDFTKDNLTQKFEHHSKMLASQAAQDELWRAVLALKFTSMELNIIYSYVIEVLIRLHTCVLEKLPDLVRGLPTLTSVLRRKVKNKRIQVVWESVLEECGLQEGDVTALCTFFIAHGNKAEHYSAKVRQMYIRDVTFMITNMVKNQALQDGLLRAVQLIEKGKTVTAPEEQKSSLKEFVIPTVKN